GCACTGCCATTATTGTTATCTTCAAACTACACTTGGTGCGAAACCTTATGTCCGTGTCTATGTTAATACCGAGGAGATCATTCAGGCTGCAAAAGGATACATTGAAGAACGCGCGCCTGAAATCACACGATTTGAAGCTGCCTGTACGTCTGATCCCGTAGGACTCGAGCATATCACGGAGAATTTAAGTGACCTGATTCGTTTTATGGCGGAAGAAGAATATGGACGCTTGCGGTTTGTAACCAAATATCATCACGTTGATCCGTTGCTGAACATTAAGCATAACGGCCACACCCGTATCCGGTTTAGTGTCAATTCGGATTATGTCATCAAAAACTTTGAACCGGCTACCTCCAGATTTGAGGAACGCATTGAAGCTGCTGGTAAAATTGCACACGCCGGTTATCCCCTGGGATTCATTATCGCTCCGATCATGTGGTATGAAGGCTGGGAAGAAGGATACTCGGATCTGTTGCAGAAGCTGGCAGATACACTTCCAGAGGAAGCAACCAAGGATCTTACCTTTGAGATGATCCAGCACCGTTTTACCAAAACGGCCAAAGCAACCATTGAGAAACGTTATCCTAAAACCAAGTTGGAGATGGATATCGAGAAACGTAAGATGAAATGGGGTCGCTGGGGCCAGTACAAGTATGTGTATAAGGATGACCAGCAAGATGCGCTGCGCGAATT
This Paenibacillus xylanexedens DNA region includes the following protein-coding sequences:
- the splB gene encoding spore photoproduct lyase, whose protein sequence is MSTSVASPPVRKAKGTKPFIPDLVYFEPGALEYDKGKRIMEWVTSKNIPYQMTTSHNRITNLPGETEQEKYRMAKRTLVVGVRKTLKFDQSKPSAEYAIPISTGCMGHCHYCYLQTTLGAKPYVRVYVNTEEIIQAAKGYIEERAPEITRFEAACTSDPVGLEHITENLSDLIRFMAEEEYGRLRFVTKYHHVDPLLNIKHNGHTRIRFSVNSDYVIKNFEPATSRFEERIEAAGKIAHAGYPLGFIIAPIMWYEGWEEGYSDLLQKLADTLPEEATKDLTFEMIQHRFTKTAKATIEKRYPKTKLEMDIEKRKMKWGRWGQYKYVYKDDQQDALREFITERIFEHFPLAKIDYFT